The proteins below come from a single Parachlamydiales bacterium genomic window:
- the der gene encoding ribosome biogenesis GTPase Der, whose product MTTLPKVAIVGRPNVGKSALFNAICNKRIAIVDEAEGITRDRLYCETELFGRQFEVIDTGGIDPRSKAPFNEQVKQQAEIAIEEADSIIMVVDVRIGVTPLDSEVAKMLLSTHKPLCLAVNKIDHPSQEWQLHSFHELGIKNIIAVSASQRWHIAELLETALNKVAPKDSEEEKNPGIKVAIVGRPNVGKSSLLNYLMDENRCIVSPIPGTTRDSIDIPFELNDQIYTLIDTAGIRRKFAEKEVVDKFASIRTTKAIERADLCILMLDAQQGLTAQEKKIASEIEEAGKGCVLLFNKWDLVKGFRMEHCLKSIENDVPFLKHCPKSLFLQKQVEMSIKFSQK is encoded by the coding sequence ATGACTACATTACCTAAAGTTGCTATTGTCGGACGTCCCAACGTGGGAAAATCCGCACTGTTTAATGCCATCTGCAATAAGAGAATTGCCATTGTGGATGAAGCAGAGGGAATCACACGCGACCGCCTCTACTGCGAGACGGAACTGTTTGGGCGCCAATTCGAAGTGATCGACACCGGTGGTATTGATCCCCGCTCCAAAGCTCCCTTCAATGAGCAAGTCAAGCAACAGGCTGAAATCGCCATCGAGGAAGCCGATAGCATTATCATGGTTGTAGATGTGCGGATTGGTGTCACACCTTTGGACTCAGAAGTTGCCAAAATGCTGCTTTCTACCCATAAACCACTTTGCTTAGCGGTCAATAAAATCGACCACCCCTCCCAAGAGTGGCAGCTTCATTCCTTCCATGAACTTGGCATTAAGAATATTATTGCTGTTTCCGCTTCTCAACGTTGGCATATTGCTGAACTCCTAGAAACTGCATTAAATAAAGTCGCTCCCAAAGATTCAGAAGAAGAGAAAAATCCCGGTATTAAAGTCGCCATCGTTGGACGCCCTAACGTAGGTAAATCCTCTCTCCTCAATTACCTTATGGACGAAAACAGATGCATCGTCAGCCCAATTCCAGGTACCACTAGAGATAGTATAGATATTCCTTTTGAGTTGAACGATCAAATATACACCCTGATCGACACTGCAGGTATCCGCAGAAAATTTGCCGAAAAAGAAGTTGTGGATAAATTCGCCTCGATCCGTACTACCAAAGCAATTGAAAGAGCGGATCTTTGTATTTTGATGCTAGATGCCCAGCAAGGCCTTACAGCACAAGAGAAGAAAATCGCTTCGGAAATTGAAGAAGCCGGAAAAGGATGCGTACTTCTGTTTAATAAGTGGGACCTAGTTAAAGGCTTCCGTATGGAGCACTGCTTGAAAAGTATCGAGAATGATGTACCCTTTTTAAAGCACTGCCCAAAATCTTTATTTCTGCAAAAACAGGTAGAAATGTCGATAAAATTTTCACAGAAGTAA